Within Hypomesus transpacificus isolate Combined female chromosome 10, fHypTra1, whole genome shotgun sequence, the genomic segment ATAGCATGAATGAACCAGACATCTACCGCTACCTATATGTATAACCACTAGTACTACTAGCAATTCAGCTAGCTCAAAAGCAATTAGCAAGCTAGCAAGGAAGCTAGCTCTTTGTTTTTATCCTATAACAAATGTAGCAAACAATCATTTACGCTGGACACCTATTACGTTTATTGCATATAAAGGGTACTCTAATAAAATATATAGGAGATAACGAAGAAAAGATAGGAGAAGCGACATTATCATATGTGTTTCTCACCATGTTTGTAATTGCCCGACTCCCTTTTTCCCATCCAGCTACCTCGCTCTCCACCACCTTATCCGCTCATGCGCACTTGGGCACAACAGAAGTCTGACACTTGCGCGAATACTTTTTTGAAATCCACTTTTGTTGTAATCGTTCAAGTTAAAATGAACTGTATACAAATTGTGAAAGTTCGCTACCTGAAATAAAGTTAAATAACTGAAATTAAAATGTAAAGACGATGGAACATATGatgttgttttttattattatagaaTGTGCATTACAATGACCAAGAATTATAATTTTAGTTCGCAGATTAGTGAAATTGATCTTTAGGAATTGGAATGAAATCTTAGACAGCCTCAAAGTAGACATGGCATGGCCTATGGACAAGTATTTTTCACCTTACAGACTTTCTGTAGCATGAACCGGCCTAAACTCATGCAGCATACTTTGCAATATCTATCCGCCATAAAATATAGTCTGCTaaagtttgttttctttttttaaactgtAGGCATATTATAAGGTATTTGGCACTTTTATTTCAATATAGAGGAACGAAGAATATTTGTGAATTATGTTGGGAATATTTTCTTGAAATAGTTTTCACTTCTCCGAAGAAATAGTCCGTCCGTATAAAGCCTCTTGCCTTCGTCAGCAGCGATCTTTCCAGTCGCATGCCGAAGTTGGGAACAGACCATGTCTAACGATTCTGCTGATTACAACAGGTAAAAGTTTTTAATTATCGAAAATAGTTGCAGTAATATATATTATTGTGACCGTATCACCCAATTACGGTTTCAGGGGTTTTAACATGTCAATGCATGGTATATTGATGTTGCAGCTACCTTCAGTACTGTAGCTCACGGCTTAATATTTCCTCTTCCTTCGCCCTGACGGTACCATGCTAGTTAGCTGCTAGCTAGTTGTCCAAATTGTGCTACAGAGTGCAGATATCTTTGACACGATTAAAATGTGTCAAGAGTACTCTACTCTGCTTACATGTGGAATGTACATTTAAACGCCCTCTCTTTCGGACATGTATCAGTAAATGCCAAAGGGATCAAGTAGGCCCTACATCTGTGCTATCGCTGCGAATGGTTAACGCTACAATGGCTATTTTCGGACCGGCTTAATTGGTATCGGTTTTCCTGCTAACGTTACAAAAAAACTGATTTGTCAATGTACCTTGAACGACACAGGAAAGTATTGCAATGTGAATACTAGCCCAAACTCATGCCGCAGAGTAGAGCATTTGGCTAACGTGGTTAGTGAAGACTCCGGCGGTATCTAACACGTGCATCACGGCGCGTTGCATGCtgggtagtgatgggaagttatTGACTGGGGTCTGTGAATCTTGTCCAGTAAAATGAATAACTCTTTATTTCTAAATGGCATCAACCCTAACTACGTCCCCCATTGCAACCTTTTGTCATTCTGAAAGAAGCCAGCCTAGAGAATTTGTAGCACAAGTATTGTGAAAGGACAAGTTCAGTACTCAGCTAAGTTAATGTGTCACGCAACAATTTCAATGTTGACGTTGCCGTCACCTCCACAACCTGCTTCGAATCGTGTTTTTCGATTTAGGAATGGCGAACTAAACCAATGTCCAGTTCCCCCTGAATTATGTTGAGTTTGGTTGTACATTAGCATGTCTTAAGTACCCTCACACTTCCCGCGCAGCTCCTATGTGGCGTGACGTCAGCCTGACATTACCTATAAACTGAAGCCTTAAGACACACAGAAACGTAATTAAATATGAATTAACTATGATAATCATACACATGGGGATTTTGGAAGAAGTTTGAAATGATGCTTTTACATCTTTCGGGACTGAACCCAAATGGTGACAACTTAACTTCTACTGATCACTTCTCCAATTTCCCACTGTTTGTTGTAAGAACCATACATCAGATTTTTTGCACCCATATTGACTCTTGTTCCTTGTTTGGCTCTAGAGATCGAGACCTTGGGGCGGTCAGGTCGATGCCTTGCATCAAAGGTACGCAAATTGATTCAATGTAGTTGATGCATGCTTTGTCAGTTTTAAAAAAGTTGAGTGAAATGATGGCATACCATCTTTCGGGACTGACCCTTAAATGGAGATACCTTTTTGTATATTACTGATCACTCAAGTAACTTCTAATCTCAAGTGGAACACCTTCTTGTCACCTTTTAAACGTTTGCTCTTCCCTTCCAGGCTTCGTCATAGCACAAGCCCAGTCTGGCACTGGCAAAACTGCCACGTTTGCCATCTTTATCCGGCAGACGGAGACCCAGGCTCTGGTGCTGGTCCCCCAGGTATGCTGAACCTGAGGTCAGGTTAAACATGGCTCTTTCTCAGACCAAGGCGGCATATTGTGACAGTGGCTTAAAACGaaggtacttttttttttttttttttttttctcccccaacTTGAATTACAAAAGTAAATGCGATTGACCTTCTTAGGATTGGTGTAGTCTCTGTCCATGACTGCATTGGCCTGAATGGTGATTGGATGGCTTCACTGGCCATTTGCCATTTCCTGCTTTTCATATACATTGTGTACTGTTCAGACATGGAAACTTGTTTTGAGTGACATGATGGCATACCATCTTTCGGGACTGACCCTTAAATGGAGATACCTTTTTGTATATTACTGATCACTCAACAGATCCCATCGGTCTGAATCAATCCAAATGTCCACTGAAAATCACTACAGACTATTTCTCCTTCCCTATTTTGTTTTCCAGATCCAGAAGGTCATTCTGGCTCTGGGGGGCCACCTGCCATGCCTGGATTGGAGGGATTAACGTCCGCTGTGAAATGCAAAAGCTGCAAGCCGTGGCCCCCCATATAGTGGTGGGCACCCCCAACCGTGTTTTCCACATGTTTAACAGGAGATGCATGTCTAAGTACACACCAGTGTAAGTACCTGCGGCCTCCGGCCTCAATCAACAATCCCATCTTCTGTTGCAATTTTGAGCCCTCTTATCCTTAGCTGACTGTAAAGGGGTGTTTTTGTTAAATCTGTTTCGTCTACTTGTCTACAGCCCCTAAATGGATCAAGATGTTTGTCCTGGATGAGGCAGACGAGATCTACGACATCTTCTAGAAACTCTGCACAAACACGGGTTGGTAGAGCTCTTCTATTTATTTATCTTCCAGATTAGGGTTAGGTGTACACCCCTCGCCTCGGGCACTTCCACATAAAAGAACTGTGCTTAAACTGCAGAATCCAGGTTCTCCTGCATTGTGCAGTCGTGCTAGCAGAGTGCCAGCGTGGAAGGAGAGCGAACGTGCTGCGCCGCAAACGAGACGTGGCCGAACCTCTTTCTTAATGTTCAGTGGCCGTCGTCTCGAGGCCCAGCACCACATGTCATCTGGTGCTCCACTTTGTCTGTGTTGGTTTGTTAACATGGATGGTTTCAGTGTCCAGCCAGTAACATGGACCCACCTGTCTTTCCCAGATGGCCCTGCTCTCAGCCACCATGCCTGCGGACGTGCTGGAGGTGACCAAGAAGTTCATGCGAGACTACATCCTGGTGAAGGGGGAGCTCACCCTGGAGGGCATCACGCCGTTCTACATCAACGTGGAGCGATAGGTGGGCGTTTCATCTCCCTTCATTTGTCAACAACcctgcgttttttttttttctgttttttattcatttttactTGAATATGCAACCGCTGGGCCCTCCCTTCTCTTTAAAGCACCCTGCTAAAACTGCGATGGCTAGGCTTCACTGCTTGGCTCTTGCAGACATGTGAGCATGGGTACACCGGAGAAGGACAGCAACGGCTCGGCGTCGTAAACGAGCCCTGGACGGACCTCTTTCTTAATGTCCAGTGTCCTTGGTCTCAAGACGCTGTGCCACATCAGTCCCCTTCGCATGAACCTTTAGGGAGGGATTCTAGCTGTTTTTATTCAGGGTACTCGTCTCGCCGCGTGGTTTACCGTGTGATTTGGTGACCCAGACATGTAGGTGACCTTCCTCCATTTTGCAGGAGTGGAGGTTGGGATACGCTGTGCGACCTGTACGAGACTGACCGATCATCACCCAAGGCGGTCATCTTCCTCAACACCAGGAGGATAGTGGACTGGCTGACAGAAGATGCACGCCTGGGATTTTACAGTCTGCCCTGGTAAGTGCAGGGCCAGGGGTGTGGCTGAtgtagggtgggtggggggtgacaACTGGCCCCTGCACAGAGGCGTACCCAACGGTCTGTCCCCCGTCCCCCTAGTATGGTGACATGGACAAGGAGAGGGGTGGGATCATGAGGGAGTTCAGGTCTGGCTCCAGCAGAGTGCTCCTCACTACAGACCTTCTGGTGAGGGTTGACTTCTCCTGCTCGCTCAAGCAGTCTGAATGTTTACTTGTTGGACTAATTATATTAAAAAGAG encodes:
- the eif4a2 gene encoding LOW QUALITY PROTEIN: eukaryotic initiation factor 4A-II (The sequence of the model RefSeq protein was modified relative to this genomic sequence to represent the inferred CDS: deleted 1 base in 1 codon; substituted 1 base at 1 genomic stop codon) produces the protein MRQTRSTTSSRNSAQTRMALLSATMPADVLEVTKKFMRDYILVKGELTLEGITPFYINVERXEWRLDTLCDLYETDRSSPKAVIFLNTRRIVDWLTEDARLGFYSLPWPVELMYSKFP